In a single window of the Paucidesulfovibrio gracilis DSM 16080 genome:
- a CDS encoding DEAD/DEAH box helicase, translating into MTSRVSEYIDALLAAPGLGGQVAHHRVLQGGAARYADPARPLPKALRAVLAARGIERLYSHQAEALNLARSGRDVVVATPTASGKTLTYNLPVLEQCLADPGSRALYLFPLKALARDQLKGFQELTALLPPQALRTSGGLPPAAAIYDGDTTPHFRRKIRDNPPNVLLTNPDMLHLSLLPNHEKWAEVFANLTHVVVDEVHTYRGVMGSHMAMVFRRLLRICRAWGANPVFLFCSATVGNPAQLCQRLTGRDVTDVTRTGAGTSSRHMVFLNPLEGEARAVIQLLRSALARNLRTIVYARSRKLTELLSLWVQEQSGSYRERISAYRAGFLPEERRGIEQRMASGELLAVISTSALELGIDIGGLDLCILAGYPGSVMATLQRGGRVGRAGQESAVVLVAGEDALDQHFMRHPDDFFSRPPEDAVLNPFNPAILDRHLECAAAEMELRPGEPFLQEQPMQQAVHSMLALGRLFEVVRERSGGDGSPETIVTGIVGRRKRPHRNVDLRGAGRSMHIQDRDTNKEIGTVDQHRACKETHPGAVYLHRGAPWLVDDLDLDAGVVTAHRQSVGWYTRVRGSKTTEILEVEQETVICGTRVHLGRLRVTEEITGYEKRSVRGGRMLGLVPLDLPPMVFETEGIWFLIPDELRRDCEDEYLHFMGGIHALEHAAIGILPLLVLTDRNDLGGISTPMHPQVGGSAVFIYDGLPGGAGLSRQAFAKAEELLRSTHQTIAGCECELGCPSCVHSPKCGSGNRPMDKAAALFLSARLLDRPAPPPAPRIAAQPKEETMPVVDPKRFGVLDIETRRSAQEVGGWNRAKLMGVSIAVLYDSAEDRFFDYEEHQIGELVQHLQTLDLTIGFNILKFDYSVLTGLSDFPFHTLPTLDLLVHVHNRLGYRVKLDNLAQATLSAAKSADGLQALQWWKEGRLDLITEYCRQDVAVTRDLYLHGREHRHVFFTNKAKQTVRLPVEW; encoded by the coding sequence ATGACCAGCAGGGTATCCGAATACATTGACGCGCTTCTGGCCGCTCCCGGCCTGGGCGGGCAGGTGGCGCACCACCGCGTGCTGCAAGGCGGGGCGGCCCGGTATGCGGATCCGGCACGGCCGCTGCCCAAGGCGCTGCGTGCGGTGCTGGCGGCCCGGGGCATTGAACGGCTTTACTCCCATCAGGCCGAGGCGTTGAACCTGGCCCGGTCCGGGCGCGACGTGGTGGTGGCCACGCCCACGGCCAGCGGCAAAACATTGACCTATAATCTGCCCGTGTTGGAACAATGCCTGGCCGATCCCGGCTCCCGCGCGTTGTATCTTTTTCCGCTCAAGGCGCTGGCCAGGGATCAGCTCAAAGGATTCCAAGAGCTAACAGCCCTGTTGCCGCCGCAGGCCTTGCGGACTTCCGGGGGGCTGCCGCCTGCCGCTGCCATCTACGACGGGGACACCACGCCCCATTTCCGACGCAAAATCCGAGACAATCCGCCCAATGTGCTGCTGACCAACCCGGATATGCTGCATCTTTCCCTTTTGCCCAACCATGAAAAATGGGCCGAGGTTTTCGCCAACCTGACCCATGTGGTGGTGGACGAGGTCCACACCTACCGGGGCGTGATGGGTTCGCACATGGCCATGGTCTTTCGCCGGCTGCTGCGTATCTGCCGGGCCTGGGGCGCGAATCCGGTCTTTCTTTTCTGCTCGGCCACGGTGGGCAATCCGGCCCAGCTCTGCCAGCGGCTTACAGGCCGCGACGTGACCGACGTGACCCGTACGGGCGCGGGAACCAGCTCCCGGCACATGGTCTTTCTCAATCCACTGGAAGGCGAGGCCCGGGCCGTAATCCAACTGCTGCGGTCCGCCCTGGCCCGCAACCTGCGCACCATCGTGTATGCCCGCTCCCGCAAGCTCACGGAACTGCTCTCCCTTTGGGTGCAGGAACAGTCCGGCTCATACCGGGAACGCATTTCCGCCTACCGTGCCGGTTTTCTGCCCGAGGAACGGCGCGGCATTGAACAGCGCATGGCCTCGGGCGAACTGCTGGCCGTGATCTCCACCTCGGCCCTGGAACTGGGCATTGACATCGGTGGTCTGGATCTCTGCATCCTGGCCGGATATCCGGGATCGGTCATGGCCACGCTGCAACGCGGCGGCCGTGTGGGACGGGCAGGGCAGGAGTCCGCCGTGGTGCTTGTGGCCGGGGAGGACGCCCTGGACCAGCACTTCATGCGTCATCCCGACGACTTTTTTTCCCGCCCGCCCGAAGACGCGGTGCTCAATCCCTTTAACCCGGCCATTTTGGACCGCCATCTGGAATGCGCGGCCGCGGAAATGGAATTGCGCCCGGGCGAGCCGTTCCTACAGGAACAGCCCATGCAGCAGGCCGTACACTCCATGCTGGCCCTGGGCCGTCTGTTCGAGGTGGTGCGCGAACGCTCCGGCGGGGACGGCTCGCCGGAGACCATTGTCACGGGCATCGTGGGTCGGCGCAAACGCCCCCACCGCAACGTGGATCTGCGCGGAGCCGGGCGGTCCATGCACATCCAGGATCGGGACACGAATAAGGAAATCGGCACCGTGGACCAACATCGGGCCTGCAAGGAGACCCACCCCGGAGCCGTGTACCTGCACCGGGGCGCTCCCTGGCTTGTGGACGATCTGGACCTGGACGCGGGCGTGGTCACCGCGCATCGCCAAAGCGTGGGCTGGTACACGCGGGTTCGCGGTTCCAAGACCACGGAAATTCTGGAAGTGGAGCAGGAGACCGTGATTTGCGGCACCCGGGTGCATCTGGGCCGTTTGCGGGTCACCGAAGAAATCACCGGCTATGAAAAACGCAGCGTGCGCGGGGGCCGAATGCTCGGGCTGGTGCCTCTGGACCTGCCGCCAATGGTCTTTGAAACCGAAGGCATTTGGTTTTTGATTCCGGACGAGCTGCGTCGCGACTGCGAAGATGAATATTTGCATTTTATGGGCGGTATTCATGCCCTGGAACACGCGGCCATCGGCATCCTGCCCCTGCTCGTGCTCACGGACCGCAATGACCTGGGCGGCATTTCCACGCCCATGCATCCCCAGGTGGGCGGCTCGGCCGTGTTCATTTACGACGGCCTGCCCGGAGGAGCCGGACTGTCGCGCCAGGCCTTTGCCAAGGCCGAGGAGCTGCTGCGCTCCACGCATCAGACCATTGCGGGCTGTGAATGCGAATTGGGCTGCCCCAGTTGCGTGCATTCCCCCAAATGCGGTTCGGGCAACCGCCCCATGGACAAGGCCGCGGCCCTGTTCCTCAGCGCCCGGCTGCTGGACCGTCCCGCGCCACCGCCCGCCCCGCGTATTGCCGCGCAACCCAAGGAGGAAACCATGCCTGTCGTTGATCCGAAACGCTTTGGCGTACTGGATATTGAGACCCGCCGTTCGGCCCAGGAAGTGGGCGGCTGGAACCGGGCCAAGCTCATGGGCGTTTCCATTGCCGTACTGTATGATTCTGCGGAGGACCGTTTTTTTGACTACGAGGAGCACCAGATAGGCGAGCTGGTGCAGCATCTGCAAACCCTGGATCTGACCATCGGATTCAATATCCTCAAATTCGACTACTCCGTGCTTACCGGATTGAGCGACTTTCCGTTCCACACACTGCCCACCCTGGACCTGCTGGTGCATGTGCACAACCGCCTGGGATACCGGGTCAAACTGGACAATCTGGCCCAGGCCACGCTGAGCGCGGCCAAGAGCGCGGACGGATTACAGGCGCTGCAATGGTGGAAGGAAGGAAGACTTGATCTGATTACGGAATATTGCCGTCAGGATGTGGCCGTGACCCGCGACCTGTACCTGCATGGGCGGGAACACCGGCATGTGTTTTTTACGAACAAGGCCAAGCAAACCGTGCGCCTGCCTGTGGAGTGGTAG
- a CDS encoding ATP-binding protein produces MTPASESRSMPLQFVKVLSWSILFLILVFNLGFSFFVSNYAESTLLEKQKEFSLLLAENLSHQIYTRFTLPTLVGYGRIRLRNEEQATRLDQTVRTTIHSFRVEEVRIYSLDQTISYSTTKDIVGTKGEGNEYLDVALQDQVYSFDLHSRISRLGALLHFNMPPGTMKLRTYYPLRSEENLSGGPTGHLMGVLEFTQDITHEYVKVVNFERLVVASALLTSLLLFYVIMTVLRRTERLNAIRMEEKERLERELMQQEKLAGMGRMVAGVAHEIRNPLGIIRSTSEHLIKKAKKEGNSQSRLLEAIHEESERLSKVVTDFLDYARPKQPHMREVDLGRVVEQVSVFLEHECSAKGVVIQSDLQPGLTVHGDKDQLYRAFYNIVSNSIQALDGAGNITISGAHELDVVHLIFMDDGPGFASEHIDKLKDPFFTTKETGTGLGLAIVGSILEGHGAQWTLSCGLDGGARVDVIFPAGETRSD; encoded by the coding sequence TTGACCCCCGCATCCGAAAGCCGGTCCATGCCGCTGCAATTCGTCAAGGTGCTCTCCTGGAGCATCCTGTTCCTGATCCTGGTCTTCAACCTGGGGTTCTCCTTTTTCGTCTCCAATTACGCAGAGAGCACCCTGCTGGAAAAACAAAAGGAATTCAGTCTGCTCCTGGCAGAAAACCTCAGCCACCAGATCTACACCCGCTTCACCCTGCCCACACTGGTAGGCTATGGGCGCATCCGGCTGCGGAACGAGGAGCAGGCCACGCGCCTGGACCAGACCGTGCGCACCACCATCCACAGCTTCCGCGTGGAAGAAGTACGCATCTATTCCCTGGACCAGACCATCTCCTACTCCACCACCAAGGACATCGTGGGGACCAAGGGCGAGGGCAACGAATACCTGGACGTGGCCCTCCAGGACCAGGTCTACAGCTTTGATCTGCACAGCCGCATTTCCCGGCTGGGCGCGCTGCTGCACTTCAACATGCCGCCCGGCACCATGAAACTGCGCACCTACTACCCCCTGCGCTCGGAGGAAAACCTCAGCGGCGGTCCCACCGGCCACCTCATGGGCGTGCTGGAATTCACCCAGGACATCACCCATGAATACGTCAAGGTGGTCAATTTTGAACGGCTGGTGGTGGCCTCGGCCCTGCTGACCTCCCTGCTGCTGTTCTATGTGATCATGACCGTGCTGCGCCGCACCGAGCGGCTCAACGCCATCCGTATGGAAGAAAAGGAACGCCTGGAACGCGAGCTGATGCAGCAGGAAAAGCTGGCGGGCATGGGCCGCATGGTGGCGGGCGTGGCCCACGAAATCCGCAACCCTCTGGGCATCATCCGCTCCACCAGCGAACATTTGATCAAAAAGGCCAAAAAGGAAGGCAATTCCCAAAGCCGACTGCTGGAAGCCATTCACGAGGAATCCGAACGCCTCTCCAAGGTGGTCACGGATTTTCTGGACTATGCCCGGCCCAAGCAGCCGCACATGCGCGAAGTGGATCTGGGCCGCGTGGTGGAACAGGTCAGCGTGTTCTTGGAGCACGAATGCTCGGCCAAGGGCGTGGTCATTCAAAGCGACCTCCAGCCGGGCCTTACCGTACACGGCGACAAGGACCAGCTCTACCGCGCCTTCTACAACATCGTGTCCAACTCCATCCAGGCGCTGGACGGCGCGGGCAACATCACCATCAGCGGCGCCCACGAGCTGGACGTGGTGCACCTCATTTTCATGGATGACGGCCCGGGCTTTGCATCCGAGCATATCGACAAGCTCAAGGATCCCTTCTTCACCACCAAGGAGACCGGAACCGGCCTGGGACTGGCCATTGTGGGCAGCATCCTGGAAGGACACGGCGCGCAATGGACCCTGTCCTGCGGCCTTGACGGCGGCGCGCGCGTGGACGTGATCTTCCCGGCAGGGGAGACCCGGTCCGACTAA
- a CDS encoding sigma-54-dependent transcriptional regulator — MSTNILLLDDEKNYLLVLQSVLEDEGYSVTGLSNPEMGLAYLEDSEVDVIVTDMKMPGMTGQDVLEHVKKSYPHIPVLIMTAFGSIESAVEAMRIGAFDYITKPFNNEELLLSLDKAARFARTQQENRLLRQQIQERFGADNIIGRGKAMQSVLEMVHRAGPSKSTVLISGESGTGKELVARAIHNASPRKDASFISVNCAALNPGVLESELFGHEKGSFTGATAMRKGRFESANHGTLFLDEIGEISMDTQVKLLRVLQERTFERVGGADPIEVDIRVVAATNKNLLDEVQKGNFREDLYYRLNVVSIEMPPLRERREDIPLLAAFFLEKYAKENTKPIKGFSTAAMDYISAYEWPGNVRQLENVIERCVVLASGEVIDAEELPSELRDEETQLKSAVDLLPTKLNLAQTMERIEAALVRRALVRSDFVQVKAAELLEISKSLLQYKMKKYKLTTK, encoded by the coding sequence ATGAGCACCAATATTCTGCTGCTGGACGACGAAAAAAACTATCTCCTGGTGCTGCAAAGCGTGCTTGAGGACGAGGGCTATTCCGTGACCGGCCTTTCCAATCCGGAAATGGGCCTGGCCTACCTGGAGGATTCCGAGGTGGACGTCATTGTCACGGACATGAAGATGCCGGGCATGACAGGCCAGGACGTGCTGGAGCACGTCAAAAAAAGCTACCCGCACATTCCGGTGCTGATCATGACCGCGTTCGGCTCCATCGAGTCCGCGGTGGAGGCCATGCGCATCGGCGCGTTCGACTACATCACCAAGCCCTTCAACAACGAAGAGCTGCTCCTCTCCCTGGACAAGGCCGCGCGCTTCGCCCGTACCCAGCAGGAAAACCGCCTGCTGCGCCAGCAAATTCAGGAACGCTTCGGCGCGGACAACATCATCGGCCGGGGCAAGGCCATGCAGAGCGTGCTGGAAATGGTCCACCGGGCCGGGCCAAGCAAGTCCACGGTGCTCATCTCCGGGGAGTCCGGCACGGGCAAGGAACTGGTGGCCCGCGCCATCCACAACGCCTCCCCCCGCAAGGACGCCTCCTTCATCTCCGTGAACTGCGCGGCCCTGAACCCCGGCGTGCTGGAAAGCGAACTGTTCGGCCACGAAAAAGGCTCCTTCACCGGCGCCACGGCCATGCGCAAAGGCCGGTTCGAGAGCGCCAACCACGGCACCCTGTTCCTGGACGAAATCGGGGAAATCTCCATGGACACCCAGGTCAAGCTGCTGCGCGTGCTCCAGGAACGCACCTTTGAGCGCGTGGGCGGGGCCGATCCCATCGAGGTGGACATCCGCGTGGTGGCGGCCACCAACAAAAACCTGTTGGACGAGGTGCAAAAGGGCAATTTCCGCGAGGATCTCTATTACCGGCTCAACGTGGTCAGCATTGAAATGCCGCCCCTGCGCGAGCGGCGTGAGGACATTCCCCTGCTGGCCGCCTTTTTCCTGGAAAAATACGCCAAGGAAAACACCAAGCCCATCAAAGGATTTTCCACCGCGGCCATGGATTATATCTCCGCCTATGAATGGCCGGGGAACGTGCGCCAGCTGGAAAACGTGATTGAGCGCTGCGTGGTGCTGGCCTCGGGCGAGGTCATTGACGCGGAGGAACTGCCCTCGGAGCTGCGGGACGAGGAAACCCAGCTCAAAAGCGCGGTGGACCTGCTGCCCACCAAGCTCAATCTGGCCCAGACCATGGAACGCATCGAAGCGGCCCTGGTGCGGCGCGCCCTGGTGCGTAGCGATTTCGTGCAGGTCAAGGCCGCTGAACTGTTGGAAATTTCCAAGAGCCTGCTCCAGTACAAGATGAAAAAGTATAAGCTCACCACCAAATAG
- the fmt gene encoding methionyl-tRNA formyltransferase: MEEVTSHAPLRVVFMGTPDFAAAILDALANWEGCDVAGVYTQPDRPCGRGRKCRPSAVKIKALELGLPVYQPEHFRTPESLAELASLRPDVLVVAAYGLILPQAVLDVPRLMPINVHASLLPQYRGAAPIQRAIQNGDEITGTTIMRMEAGLDSGPILLQRALRIGYEQHAGDIHDELAVQGGTLIVEALERLQHGALASIPQDHDRATHAEKLRKEEGEVDWNRPAETIHSHIRAMHPWPGAYWHWTGRGDPLRLNVLPGRPGRELEPNEAEPGAILGEEEGLLAIACADRVYLTPGVKPQGKREMDATAFCCGYMNICA, encoded by the coding sequence ATGGAAGAAGTAACCTCACATGCACCGCTCCGCGTGGTCTTTATGGGTACGCCGGACTTCGCGGCGGCGATCCTGGATGCCCTGGCAAACTGGGAAGGCTGCGATGTGGCCGGGGTTTACACCCAGCCGGACCGGCCCTGCGGACGCGGACGCAAGTGCCGCCCCAGCGCCGTAAAAATCAAGGCATTGGAACTCGGGCTGCCCGTGTACCAGCCGGAACATTTCCGCACGCCCGAATCCCTGGCCGAACTGGCCTCCCTGCGGCCCGACGTGCTTGTGGTGGCGGCCTACGGCCTGATTCTACCCCAAGCCGTGCTGGACGTTCCCCGGCTCATGCCCATCAACGTGCATGCCTCGCTGCTTCCGCAATACCGGGGAGCCGCGCCCATCCAGCGCGCCATCCAGAACGGGGACGAAATAACCGGCACCACCATCATGCGCATGGAAGCCGGGCTGGATTCCGGTCCCATCCTGCTGCAACGCGCCCTGCGCATCGGCTACGAACAGCACGCCGGGGACATCCACGACGAACTGGCCGTACAGGGCGGAACATTGATCGTGGAAGCCCTGGAACGGCTGCAACACGGTGCCCTGGCGAGCATTCCCCAGGATCATGACCGGGCCACCCACGCGGAAAAACTCCGCAAGGAAGAAGGCGAGGTGGACTGGAACCGGCCCGCGGAAACCATCCACAGCCATATCCGCGCCATGCACCCCTGGCCCGGTGCCTACTGGCATTGGACCGGCCGCGGCGACCCCTTGCGCCTGAACGTGCTCCCGGGCCGCCCGGGCCGGGAACTCGAGCCGAACGAGGCCGAGCCGGGAGCCATTCTGGGCGAGGAAGAAGGGCTGCTGGCCATTGCCTGCGCGGATAGAGTCTACCTGACCCCCGGAGTCAAACCCCAAGGCAAACGGGAAATGGACGCCACCGCCTTTTGTTGCGGATACATGAACATTTGCGCGTAG
- the def gene encoding peptide deformylase, translating into MKLDIVTYPDEVLSTDCERVEEITPELRQLIDDMVETMYEGDGVGLAAPQVGKDIRLITVDRTGPKKRKELHVIINPEIVAREGEVDSPEACLSCPGFQVTLKRSEKVRVTGMDQDGNDVCIDADDLLAIILQHEIDHLDGKTIVDRAGRLKRSMYQKKVKKWKK; encoded by the coding sequence ATGAAACTGGACATCGTAACATATCCCGATGAGGTGCTCTCCACCGACTGCGAGCGCGTGGAAGAGATCACCCCGGAGCTTCGTCAGCTGATCGACGATATGGTGGAAACCATGTATGAGGGCGACGGCGTTGGGCTGGCCGCCCCCCAAGTGGGCAAGGACATCCGGCTCATCACCGTGGACCGCACCGGACCAAAAAAGCGTAAGGAACTGCACGTCATCATCAATCCGGAAATCGTGGCCCGCGAAGGCGAGGTGGATTCCCCGGAAGCCTGCCTGAGCTGCCCCGGATTTCAGGTCACGCTGAAGCGCAGTGAAAAAGTACGCGTCACAGGCATGGACCAGGACGGCAACGACGTGTGCATTGACGCGGACGACCTGCTGGCCATCATTCTCCAGCACGAAATCGACCACCTCGACGGAAAAACCATCGTGGACCGGGCCGGTCGCCTGAAGCGGTCCATGTACCAGAAGAAAGTGAAGAAATGGAAGAAGTAA
- a CDS encoding GGDEF domain-containing protein → MPLRIDTFTIILALFLGNLLSVLLVWVYGRQRTTYLAHATFVAGKLFQAVAWLLLAGRGTLPDLVTSTIANPLIFLGFALEAHAVTSLWRPHGRKLLAKFLAAVALGSVLFILLEGQDRNLRVIMGACFAALLYFVPALSLLRPDHYTPLRRTMGVLYLLSSLGLLYRSLAAAMSEFHFALFTPAMTASVSFLPTYLLMLLGSVGFLLLCKEQDDAELQRAATRDGLTGLWNRNAFLEQTQRLLDLVHREGRASSLLMMDLDHFKKINDTFGHSMGDQVLVDFSQVVGQQLRRSDLFGRYGGEEFVVFLPHADAMTARNIAERLRVAVEGRRLATPGGRMIQYTVSIGSCTSDPEELPDLETMLRAGDHALYVAKDMGRNCVAQCGGGELPPLDEE, encoded by the coding sequence ATGCCCCTGCGAATCGATACGTTCACCATCATTCTCGCCCTGTTTCTGGGCAATCTCCTCTCTGTGCTGCTGGTCTGGGTGTACGGGCGGCAGCGAACCACCTACCTTGCCCACGCCACCTTTGTTGCGGGCAAGTTGTTTCAGGCCGTGGCCTGGCTGCTGCTTGCCGGGCGTGGCACCCTGCCGGACCTGGTTACCTCGACAATAGCCAATCCGCTGATTTTTCTCGGTTTCGCTTTGGAAGCGCATGCGGTCACCAGCCTGTGGCGACCGCACGGCAGGAAGTTGCTGGCCAAATTCCTGGCGGCCGTGGCTCTGGGGTCCGTGCTTTTCATATTGCTGGAAGGGCAGGACAGGAATCTGCGCGTGATCATGGGGGCTTGTTTCGCCGCGCTGCTGTATTTTGTTCCGGCCCTGAGCCTGTTGCGACCCGACCACTATACGCCGCTTCGCCGCACCATGGGCGTGCTGTATCTGCTCTCCTCCCTGGGATTGCTGTATCGCTCCCTTGCCGCGGCCATGTCGGAGTTCCATTTTGCGCTGTTTACACCTGCCATGACCGCGTCGGTATCGTTTTTGCCCACGTATCTGCTCATGCTTTTGGGCAGCGTGGGATTTTTATTGCTCTGCAAGGAGCAGGACGACGCTGAACTGCAACGCGCCGCCACGCGGGACGGACTGACCGGTTTATGGAACCGCAACGCCTTTTTGGAACAAACACAACGTCTTCTGGATCTTGTCCATCGGGAGGGCCGCGCCAGCTCCCTGCTGATGATGGATTTGGATCATTTCAAAAAAATCAACGACACCTTCGGCCACAGCATGGGCGATCAGGTGCTGGTGGACTTCAGCCAGGTGGTGGGGCAGCAGTTGCGCCGCTCGGATTTGTTCGGCCGCTACGGCGGGGAGGAATTTGTGGTCTTTTTGCCCCATGCGGACGCGATGACTGCCCGGAACATTGCGGAGCGGCTTCGGGTCGCGGTGGAGGGGAGGCGTCTTGCCACGCCCGGGGGACGCATGATTCAGTATACCGTGAGCATCGGCAGTTGCACCTCGGATCCCGAGGAATTGCCGGATCTGGAGACCATGCTCCGGGCCGGGGACCATGCCCTGTACGTGGCCAAGGATATGGGCCGCAACTGCGTGGCCCAATGCGGCGGCGGGGAATTGCCGCCCCTGGATGAGGAGTAG
- a CDS encoding glucose-6-phosphate isomerase, which yields MTADLLDWTNAGLADMDDAQYRARATELAQRLRDEVHTGKLPFLRMDYLSALLPELGRLEPWLRGFDHMLLLGIGGSALGARALQKAFAPGQDRPGHQGPWLWIADNVDPADLESYLAWLPAEKTVVVTVSKSGGTIETVGQYFILREWLRDRLGKAWKDHALLVTDATRGFLREEAANQGIRALPVPDNLGGRYSVLSAVGLVPALFLGMDCRALTEGAREVAAPLADMDLHGEALAAHPAFELAVWANALMYAGFDEMIFFTYIPPMAWFGDWFAQLWAESLGKRGKGSQPIPAVGVTDQHSVNQMFLDGPRNKACLFLTSPAQPRGPRFPNELPDAFGYVRGKDFGELIHAEGLGTRMALSASGVPLVELRLSRPDQRAAGKLIALLGAATLLTGWLMDINPVDQPAVELGKRLAKARLGADGLEKEKAELDAFLGAQRNEQEF from the coding sequence ATGACAGCCGATCTGCTGGACTGGACCAATGCCGGGCTGGCGGACATGGACGACGCCCAGTATCGGGCCAGGGCCACGGAACTGGCCCAACGCCTGCGCGACGAAGTGCACACGGGCAAGCTGCCCTTTTTGCGCATGGATTATCTGAGCGCCCTGCTGCCGGAATTGGGGCGGCTGGAGCCGTGGTTGCGCGGGTTCGACCATATGCTGCTGCTGGGCATCGGCGGCTCCGCCCTGGGTGCGCGCGCCCTGCAAAAGGCCTTTGCCCCGGGCCAGGACCGGCCCGGCCACCAGGGACCATGGCTCTGGATCGCGGACAACGTGGACCCCGCGGACCTGGAATCCTATCTGGCCTGGCTGCCGGCGGAAAAAACCGTGGTGGTCACGGTTTCCAAGTCCGGCGGCACCATTGAAACCGTGGGCCAATATTTCATCCTGCGCGAGTGGTTGCGCGATCGGCTCGGCAAAGCCTGGAAGGACCACGCCCTGCTGGTCACAGACGCCACACGGGGCTTTTTGCGCGAGGAGGCCGCCAACCAGGGCATCCGCGCCTTGCCCGTACCCGACAACCTGGGCGGACGCTATTCCGTGCTTTCCGCCGTGGGACTGGTTCCGGCCCTGTTCCTGGGCATGGACTGCCGCGCCCTGACCGAAGGCGCCCGGGAGGTGGCCGCGCCGCTGGCGGACATGGACCTGCACGGCGAAGCCCTGGCCGCGCATCCCGCCTTTGAACTGGCGGTCTGGGCCAATGCCTTGATGTACGCGGGATTTGATGAAATGATTTTTTTCACCTACATTCCGCCCATGGCGTGGTTCGGCGACTGGTTCGCCCAACTCTGGGCCGAGAGCCTGGGCAAACGGGGCAAGGGCAGTCAGCCCATTCCCGCAGTGGGCGTCACGGACCAGCACTCCGTGAACCAAATGTTCCTGGACGGTCCGCGCAACAAGGCCTGCCTTTTTTTGACCAGCCCGGCCCAGCCGCGCGGTCCCCGGTTCCCCAACGAACTGCCGGACGCGTTCGGCTATGTACGCGGCAAGGATTTCGGCGAACTGATCCATGCCGAAGGCCTGGGAACGCGCATGGCCCTGAGCGCCAGCGGCGTGCCCCTGGTGGAACTGCGCCTTTCACGGCCTGATCAGCGCGCGGCCGGAAAGCTCATCGCCCTGCTGGGCGCGGCCACCCTGCTCACCGGCTGGCTCATGGACATCAATCCCGTGGACCAGCCCGCTGTGGAGCTGGGCAAGCGTCTGGCCAAGGCCCGCCTGGGAGCCGACGGCCTGGAAAAGGAAAAGGCCGAACTGGACGCCTTCCTGGGCGCACAACGAAACGAGCAGGAGTTCTAG
- the rlmN gene encoding 23S rRNA (adenine(2503)-C(2))-methyltransferase RlmN has translation MPPINLLDLTYDGLEAFVVQTLGLPRFRADQLWRWMWQKDARRFEDMTNLSKELRAGLPELACVHWPEVAETHRSKDGTVKFLLRLHDDCLVETVLIPSVQGRYTQCLSTQVGCAMACTFCNTGQMGFERNMTHGEILGQILVGRRFLVDQGLPELRNLVFMGMGEPLNNLDTLLDVLRTMNSDIGLNISWRRATVSTVGLPKQLDILGRSELALPAISLHAPTQELRARIMPKAARVPLDELMACLDRFPMRPRERITFEYLLLGGVNDSLEHARQLADLLQNRRCKVNLIAYNATDDAPYRSPDRQQVERFEKYLWDRGMTATIRRSMGADIKAACGQLKADRLK, from the coding sequence ATGCCGCCGATCAATCTTCTCGACCTTACCTATGACGGGCTGGAAGCCTTTGTGGTGCAAACCCTGGGATTGCCGCGTTTCCGCGCGGATCAGCTCTGGCGCTGGATGTGGCAAAAGGACGCCCGCCGCTTTGAGGACATGACCAACCTTTCCAAGGAGCTTCGCGCTGGCCTGCCCGAGCTGGCGTGTGTGCATTGGCCCGAAGTGGCCGAAACCCACCGCTCCAAGGACGGCACGGTCAAGTTTCTGCTTCGGCTGCATGATGACTGCCTAGTGGAAACCGTGCTCATCCCCAGCGTGCAGGGCCGCTATACCCAATGCCTGTCCACCCAGGTGGGCTGCGCCATGGCCTGCACCTTTTGCAATACCGGGCAGATGGGCTTTGAGCGCAACATGACCCACGGCGAAATTCTGGGCCAGATTCTGGTGGGCCGCCGTTTTTTGGTGGACCAAGGTCTGCCCGAGCTGCGCAATCTCGTGTTCATGGGCATGGGCGAGCCATTGAACAACCTGGACACGCTGCTGGATGTGCTGCGGACCATGAACAGCGACATCGGCCTGAACATTTCCTGGCGGCGGGCCACGGTCTCCACCGTGGGATTGCCCAAGCAGCTCGACATTCTCGGCCGCTCCGAGCTGGCCCTGCCCGCCATCTCCCTGCATGCGCCCACCCAGGAACTGCGCGCCCGGATCATGCCCAAGGCCGCCCGCGTCCCCCTGGATGAACTCATGGCCTGCCTGGACCGCTTTCCCATGCGGCCGCGGGAGCGCATCACCTTTGAATACCTGCTGCTCGGCGGGGTCAACGATTCTCTGGAGCACGCCCGCCAACTGGCGGACCTGCTGCAAAACCGGCGCTGCAAGGTCAACCTGATCGCCTACAACGCCACGGATGATGCGCCCTATCGCTCTCCGGACCGGCAACAGGTGGAGCGGTTTGAAAAGTACCTTTGGGATCGCGGCATGACCGCCACGATCCGGCGCTCCATGGGCGCGGACATCAAAGCCGCCTGCGGTCAGCTCAAGGCGGACCGCCTCAAATAA